A portion of the Natrinema salaciae genome contains these proteins:
- a CDS encoding GIY-YIG nuclease family protein yields MSGTYVLVIDLSRATTIEIGALGDRKFTAGAYAYVGSAFGPGGFSRVERHRELAAGERETRHWHVDYLLGHPAARLEAAITFPDVDRECELATRLPGESVPGFGASDCDCEAHLLDAPTAAAVRTAAIDTGGVVDG; encoded by the coding sequence ATGAGCGGCACGTACGTCCTCGTCATCGACCTCTCTCGAGCGACGACGATCGAGATCGGCGCGCTCGGTGACCGCAAGTTCACCGCCGGCGCGTACGCCTACGTCGGGAGCGCCTTCGGTCCCGGCGGCTTCAGTCGGGTGGAACGCCATCGCGAACTCGCCGCCGGCGAGCGCGAGACGCGTCACTGGCACGTCGATTACCTGCTCGGCCATCCGGCGGCGCGGCTCGAGGCCGCGATCACGTTTCCGGACGTCGACCGGGAGTGCGAACTGGCGACTCGGCTGCCGGGCGAGTCCGTCCCCGGGTTCGGCGCATCGGACTGCGACTGCGAGGCGCACCTCCTCGACGCACCCACCGCAGCGGCGGTTCGAACGGCGGCAATCGACACCGGCGGCGTCGTCGACGGGTGA
- a CDS encoding PQQ-binding-like beta-propeller repeat protein, with translation MPNWHRRSILATGAALSTTGALASISATTEEAALDTSSGPTSTGDPDGWSSAWGNAANSNYLPLEDEFPEPETVAWRYKLPSMRTWHDGTVAAVDGRIYLLTNYERTDERIGGLFQSYETELHAIDADDGELDWQAAVEATGRPTVADGMVYVNGRDSVTAYDAADGSVRWERKLDTVEWITNPTAADGTLYVVAGEALYALDGDDGSIQWRREQVTVRAADDTDESVSTSFATELVAVVDGTVYAITTPCPEDSPGAVALEDGVAALDATTGDTEWAVAPEGGVSTSLVASEAFVFGMRVVDMHGGPLLDPDTGDVVQQETQTTVAATPDARVTVPFPGSSDISVYPSDDGERWTAPDASEPLIAGDTLIAFRDGSVVGFDLETGAVTWQWEGGPSSTRTLVAVDENTLYAGFDDGIVALRPSDDENEGDECGEDDEDEGDENDGDECGEDDEDEGDENDGDEGDEDDTDSDCPREGAGSARADQ, from the coding sequence ATGCCAAACTGGCATCGCCGTTCGATACTGGCGACTGGTGCAGCACTTTCGACCACCGGCGCGCTCGCGTCGATCAGCGCGACGACCGAGGAGGCGGCTTTGGACACGTCGTCGGGGCCGACCTCGACCGGCGATCCCGACGGCTGGTCCTCCGCCTGGGGCAACGCCGCGAACTCGAATTACCTGCCGCTCGAGGACGAGTTCCCGGAGCCGGAGACCGTCGCCTGGCGATACAAACTCCCGAGTATGCGCACGTGGCACGACGGGACGGTCGCCGCCGTCGACGGGCGGATCTACCTCCTGACGAATTACGAGCGGACCGACGAACGAATCGGCGGGCTCTTCCAAAGTTACGAGACCGAACTCCACGCGATCGACGCCGACGACGGCGAACTCGACTGGCAAGCCGCGGTCGAGGCGACGGGTCGGCCGACGGTCGCCGACGGAATGGTCTACGTCAACGGCAGGGATAGCGTCACGGCGTACGACGCCGCGGATGGCTCGGTCCGGTGGGAGCGGAAGCTCGATACCGTCGAGTGGATCACCAATCCGACGGCCGCCGACGGGACGCTCTACGTCGTCGCCGGGGAGGCTCTCTATGCACTCGACGGCGACGACGGATCGATCCAGTGGCGGCGCGAACAAGTCACGGTACGGGCGGCGGACGACACGGACGAGTCCGTGTCGACGTCGTTCGCGACGGAGCTCGTCGCCGTCGTGGACGGGACCGTTTACGCGATAACGACACCGTGTCCCGAGGACAGCCCCGGTGCCGTCGCGCTCGAGGACGGCGTCGCTGCACTGGATGCGACGACGGGCGACACCGAGTGGGCAGTCGCGCCGGAGGGCGGCGTTTCGACCAGTCTCGTGGCGAGCGAAGCGTTCGTCTTCGGCATGAGAGTAGTCGACATGCATGGGGGCCCGCTCCTCGACCCCGACACTGGCGACGTCGTGCAGCAAGAAACACAGACCACCGTCGCCGCGACACCCGACGCTCGAGTGACCGTGCCGTTTCCGGGCAGCAGTGACATCAGTGTGTACCCGTCCGACGACGGGGAGCGCTGGACCGCTCCCGACGCGTCGGAGCCGCTCATCGCCGGGGACACCCTGATCGCCTTCCGCGACGGTTCGGTCGTCGGCTTCGACCTCGAGACCGGGGCCGTGACGTGGCAATGGGAGGGCGGTCCCAGCAGCACGCGGACGCTCGTCGCCGTCGACGAGAACACCCTCTACGCCGGGTTCGACGATGGAATCGTCGCGCTTCGTCCATCGGACGATGAAAACGAGGGCGACGAGTGCGGCGAGGACGACGAAGACGAGGGCGACGAGAACGACGGAGACGAGTGCGGCGAGGACGACGAAGACGAGGGCGACGAGAACGACGGAGACGAGGGCGACGAAGACGACACCGATTCGGACTGTCCCCGCGAGGGGGCCGGCTCCGCTCGAGCAGACCAGTAA
- a CDS encoding peroxidase-related enzyme (This protein belongs to a clade of uncharacterized proteins related to peroxidases such as the alkylhydroperoxidase AhpD.) — MGNSDSDPSAEPTPELSDDAMARFPVPAFDDLPADLRERIAEETDRAGFTPNVFSAFAYKPSHFRAFFQYHDALVEDTALEREEIEMIIVAVSGVNHCYYCNVAHGALVRIYAEDPTLADQLIANYRTADINEAHRTMLDVAVTLTERPTEVEPADLEALREAGFSEEAIWDIGAVTAYYNMSNRMATFAEMRPNDEFHTLGRE, encoded by the coding sequence ATGGGCAATTCAGATTCCGACCCGTCGGCCGAACCGACCCCGGAACTCAGCGACGACGCGATGGCTCGATTCCCCGTCCCGGCGTTCGACGACCTCCCAGCGGACCTCCGGGAGCGAATCGCGGAAGAGACCGACCGCGCCGGCTTCACGCCGAACGTGTTCTCGGCGTTCGCGTACAAACCCTCGCACTTCCGGGCGTTCTTCCAGTACCACGACGCGCTCGTCGAGGACACCGCTCTCGAGCGCGAGGAGATCGAAATGATCATCGTCGCCGTCTCCGGCGTCAACCACTGCTACTACTGCAACGTGGCCCACGGGGCGCTCGTTCGGATCTACGCCGAAGACCCGACGCTGGCCGACCAACTGATCGCGAACTACCGCACCGCGGATATCAACGAGGCCCATCGAACGATGCTCGACGTCGCAGTCACGCTCACCGAACGGCCGACCGAAGTCGAACCGGCCGACCTCGAGGCGCTGCGCGAGGCCGGCTTCAGCGAGGAAGCGATCTGGGACATCGGGGCCGTGACCGCCTACTACAACATGAGCAATCGTATGGCGACGTTCGCCGAGATGCGGCCGAACGACGAGTTCCACACGCTCGGTCGCGAGTAG
- the proS gene encoding proline--tRNA ligase: protein MSDESQELGITESKSHKPGEWYAEVVQKAGLADYAPMGGFIVTKPRGYALWEAIQGALDGWFKETGVDNVYFPMFIPESFLEREKDIVEGFDPEVAWVTQGGHEELEERLAVRPTSESIITPFMADWTRSHRDLPMRLNQWCSVVRWEATETKPFFRTKEFMWQEGHTAHASNAGAWEEVWTRLGQYERVYEDVLAIPVLRGKKPEHDKFPGADTTTTVEALMPDGKSVQGATSHNLGQSFAEAFDITFADEDEEEQTAYTTSWGLSWRALGALIMTHSDDQGLVLPPTVAPTQVVVVPIWQEDTKDDVLEYAEGIADDLEEAGFRVELDDRDERNPGFKFNEHELNGIPLRLEIGPHEVDDEEATLVHRPDNAEAVADRDGIVDAVDDHLDEIFDKLYAAAEETLENNVREAHSPEEILGTIGKHGGYVKTPWCGDEACEEAIKEKIAAEIVMQPLIDEGGSSAAEVPEPDHDECGVCGDPADEIAYFAKSY, encoded by the coding sequence ATGAGCGACGAGAGTCAAGAACTCGGAATCACCGAGTCGAAATCGCACAAACCCGGCGAGTGGTACGCCGAGGTCGTCCAGAAAGCGGGTCTCGCGGACTACGCCCCGATGGGCGGGTTCATCGTCACGAAACCGCGGGGCTACGCCCTCTGGGAGGCCATTCAGGGCGCGCTCGACGGCTGGTTCAAGGAGACCGGCGTCGACAACGTCTACTTCCCGATGTTCATCCCCGAGAGCTTCCTCGAGCGGGAAAAGGACATCGTCGAAGGCTTCGACCCCGAGGTCGCGTGGGTGACGCAGGGCGGCCACGAGGAACTCGAGGAGCGCCTCGCGGTGCGACCGACCAGCGAGTCGATCATCACCCCCTTCATGGCCGACTGGACGCGCAGCCACCGCGACCTGCCGATGCGACTCAACCAGTGGTGTTCCGTCGTGCGGTGGGAAGCCACGGAGACGAAGCCGTTCTTCCGGACGAAGGAGTTCATGTGGCAGGAGGGCCACACCGCCCACGCGAGTAACGCGGGTGCGTGGGAGGAGGTCTGGACCCGTCTCGGCCAGTACGAGCGCGTCTACGAGGACGTGCTGGCGATTCCGGTGCTGCGCGGCAAGAAGCCCGAACACGACAAGTTCCCCGGTGCCGACACCACGACGACGGTCGAGGCGCTGATGCCCGACGGCAAGTCCGTCCAGGGGGCGACTAGCCACAACCTCGGCCAGAGCTTCGCCGAGGCGTTCGACATCACCTTCGCCGACGAGGACGAGGAAGAACAGACGGCGTACACCACCTCGTGGGGACTCTCGTGGCGCGCACTGGGGGCGCTCATCATGACCCACTCCGACGATCAGGGGCTCGTGCTCCCGCCGACCGTCGCGCCCACGCAGGTCGTCGTCGTCCCGATCTGGCAGGAAGACACCAAAGACGACGTCCTCGAGTACGCCGAGGGGATCGCCGACGACCTCGAGGAGGCCGGCTTCCGCGTCGAACTCGACGACCGCGACGAGCGCAATCCCGGCTTCAAGTTCAACGAGCACGAACTCAACGGAATCCCGCTGCGGCTCGAGATCGGTCCCCACGAGGTCGACGACGAGGAGGCTACGCTGGTCCACCGGCCGGACAACGCCGAAGCCGTCGCGGACCGCGACGGGATCGTCGACGCCGTCGACGACCACCTCGACGAGATCTTCGACAAACTCTACGCGGCGGCCGAGGAGACCCTCGAGAACAACGTCCGCGAAGCCCACAGCCCGGAGGAGATTCTGGGAACGATCGGCAAACACGGCGGCTACGTGAAGACGCCGTGGTGCGGCGACGAGGCCTGTGAGGAGGCCATCAAGGAGAAGATCGCCGCCGAAATCGTCATGCAGCCCCTGATCGACGAGGGTGGCTCGTCGGCCGCCGAGGTTCCCGAGCCGGATCACGACGAGTGCGGCGTCTGTGGCGATCCCGCCGACGAAATCGCCTACTTCGCGAAGTCGTACTGA
- a CDS encoding RAD55 family ATPase, which yields MSERLQTDRTPQYPLECDYCHYPIPADPEESEDGRYCSTACLEAAADADSAMPEPDAYKRFITGVEPLDSLVPNGIPADSFLLLSGDEGTRSAELGIELAWRALERGERAVVVSVANPPTATLERFYANGWNVLPALENDRLRIIDCFTHRLDDREDYLDRRNDWSTFLGEAADEAIVDVRDPSDRREVANSLHRALDALEMTETGLVTIDSLDELESLLQEQLLRDLVRDIRATVCKARFVPIVAATTAGRDGYPEDGHAVDGIVDLQLTEQTAAETRLKRLAVRKLIGAEFLPQWVTYDHEPGRGLFALSPNADARRGTDLGNGQLEPNRPR from the coding sequence ATGTCAGAACGGCTCCAGACGGATCGCACTCCCCAGTACCCGCTCGAGTGCGACTACTGTCACTACCCGATACCCGCCGATCCCGAAGAGAGCGAGGACGGACGATACTGTTCGACCGCCTGCCTCGAGGCCGCCGCGGACGCCGATTCGGCGATGCCGGAACCCGACGCCTACAAGCGATTCATCACGGGCGTCGAACCGCTGGACTCCCTGGTCCCGAACGGCATCCCCGCCGACTCGTTTCTCCTGCTCTCGGGCGACGAGGGGACCCGCTCTGCCGAACTCGGGATCGAACTCGCCTGGCGCGCCCTCGAACGCGGCGAGCGCGCCGTCGTCGTCTCCGTCGCCAACCCGCCGACGGCGACCTTAGAGCGGTTCTACGCGAACGGCTGGAACGTCCTGCCGGCGCTGGAGAACGACCGGTTGCGGATCATCGACTGTTTCACCCATCGGCTGGACGACCGGGAGGATTACCTCGACAGGCGGAACGACTGGTCGACCTTCCTCGGCGAGGCCGCCGACGAGGCGATCGTCGACGTGCGCGATCCGAGCGATCGCCGCGAGGTCGCGAACAGCCTACACCGCGCGCTCGACGCCCTCGAGATGACCGAGACCGGACTGGTCACGATCGACTCGCTGGACGAACTCGAGTCGCTGCTCCAGGAGCAGTTGCTCCGCGACTTGGTCAGAGATATCCGCGCGACGGTCTGCAAGGCGCGGTTCGTTCCCATCGTCGCCGCCACGACGGCGGGGCGGGACGGCTATCCCGAGGACGGTCACGCCGTCGACGGGATCGTCGATCTGCAGCTGACGGAGCAGACGGCGGCCGAGACGCGGCTCAAACGCCTCGCCGTCCGCAAGCTGATCGGGGCCGAGTTTCTTCCGCAGTGGGTGACCTACGACCACGAGCCCGGCCGCGGACTGTTCGCGCTCAGTCCGAACGCCGACGCTCGACGGGGAACCGATCTCGGAAACGGACAGCTCGAGCCGAACCGGCCGCGGTAG
- a CDS encoding class I SAM-dependent methyltransferase yields the protein MVDRDDVRRAYDEITATYATERAATQDEAETAALESLFDALPSGCRLLDAGCGQGTPALEYAVAPSNGTECEPALAVGLDLSRGQLETATGLVPDAALCQGEMTRLPFAADTFDAVTALYSLIHVPADDHPAAIESFARVLRPGGRLLLTEGWAEWTGSNPDWLETGTEMRWSIAGAAATRDQLESAGFELVDEGEFRDALADEEDARFPFFHARLAE from the coding sequence ATGGTCGACAGGGACGACGTCCGCCGTGCCTACGACGAGATAACGGCGACGTACGCGACCGAGCGGGCCGCGACGCAGGACGAGGCCGAAACCGCCGCTCTCGAGTCGCTGTTCGACGCGTTGCCGTCCGGCTGTCGCCTCCTCGACGCCGGCTGCGGGCAGGGGACCCCGGCGCTCGAGTACGCCGTCGCCCCCTCGAACGGAACCGAGTGCGAGCCGGCGCTGGCCGTCGGCCTCGACCTCTCGCGGGGGCAACTCGAGACGGCGACGGGGCTCGTTCCCGATGCGGCGCTGTGCCAGGGAGAGATGACGCGGCTACCGTTCGCCGCGGACACGTTCGACGCCGTCACCGCGCTGTACTCGCTGATTCACGTGCCAGCCGACGACCACCCGGCGGCGATCGAGTCGTTCGCACGCGTGCTCCGCCCGGGCGGACGGCTCCTGCTCACGGAGGGGTGGGCCGAGTGGACCGGCTCGAACCCGGACTGGCTCGAGACCGGCACCGAGATGCGCTGGAGCATCGCCGGCGCGGCGGCCACGCGGGACCAGCTGGAGTCGGCCGGGTTCGAGCTGGTCGACGAAGGGGAGTTCAGGGACGCACTCGCCGACGAGGAAGACGCCCGGTTCCCCTTCTTCCACGCGCGGCTGGCGGAGTGA
- the gltB gene encoding glutamate synthase large subunit: MSQPHRASSTERSQGLADPADARSNCGVGVVMDLDGDGGHDVVADGLELLVNLEHRGTTGAEKNTGDGAGIMLQTPDSFFESVLDAALPETYAVGSLFLPQEAAAREELVSLVEETFSTYDLDVLEWRDVPTNNDDLGETAVDSEPDVWQVAVAPDDEISGDDFDRRLYVARRALENAVEDADIENKDRFYVVSLDSKTIVYKGLLKGVQVPAYYPDLTDERMASTFAMVHERFSTNTLGAWHLAHPYRNIIHNGEFNTIQGNINWMRARETDIESDVLEDLEAVKPIIDDPEQSDTASVDNALELLMQDGRDLEHALRMLVPEAWRGDDAMDPDRKDWYDFHASLVEPWDGPALVAATDGERVGAVLDRNGLRPCRYDVTTDNRLIMASEAGALETDPEHIEERGRLKPGQLFLADPNEGRVIPDDEVFDDLTDDRYGEWVAQEQVHLDDIRTTNDRTPRRTVDGLRDYQAAFGYSHDELENLIEPMTQKGKDPVGSMGDDTPLSVLTEYNRPLFSYFKQLFAQVTNPPLDYIREELVTSMESRLGFQRNLLDESPEHARQLVLDSPVLTDAELESVRNCSKNDITAATIDITYEPESDELGADLEAAIERVREDTVDAIEAGSDVIVLSDRNVDEDRVAIPSLLATGGVHHHLVRNGLRNHVGLVVESADPRTVHHFATLVGYGAGAVNPYLAYQTIEDITAGPDGADTEVAIDAYVGAIEDGLLKIMAKMGISTVESYQGAQIFEAVGLDSDLVAEYFEGTENRTEGIGLAEIEDDLRERHATAFDADGDESTLDRHGEFEHRSDGIHHQWNPATVGALQQAVRSNDYERYGEFAEQINDQQQNLQTLRGLLEFESDRDPIPVEEVEPIKDIVQRFSTAAMSLGSLSPEAHENNSIAMNRLGGKSNSGEGGEPPERFDTERECNVKQVASGRFGVTSTYLSSADELQIKMAQGSKPGEGGHLPGSKVNEMIAHVRKSTPGVGLISPPPLHDIYSIEDLKQLIFDLKAANEAADINVKLVSEAGIGTVAAGVAKANADVVHISGHDGGTGASPRTSIKSAGLPWELGLAEANQMLCATGLRDRIRVSADGGMKTGRDVAVAALLGAEEYVFGTASLVTGGCVMARQCHKNTCPVGVATQREDLRKRFPGEPEHVINYMTFIAQELREIMAELGFETVDEMIGQVDVLEQRTDVDHPKARNVDLSDVLADPGSDVRRKIREQDHELEEQLDRDLIEAAADAIEEQEPVSIETEVTNVDRTVGAMLSNRITSRYGEPGLPEDTITVDASGTAGQSFGAFLASGVSMHLDGSANDYVGKGLSGGKLTIRTPEAAAYDPTENVSIGNVALYGATDGQLYVNGVAGERFAVRNSGAKAVVEGVGDHGCEYMTGGVVAVLGETGTNFAAGMSGGVAYVYDPDEEFAAKANTGMVSLYEDLEERDERMLRRLVENHVAYTGSERGQHLLDNWERALEAFVKVMPDAYYEAITEQGSDDVRNELPGEPEAAAEAESASFAASDD, from the coding sequence ATGTCACAGCCACATAGAGCGTCATCCACCGAGCGTTCACAGGGGCTCGCCGACCCCGCGGACGCGCGGTCGAACTGCGGCGTCGGCGTCGTCATGGACCTCGATGGGGACGGGGGCCACGACGTCGTCGCCGACGGTCTCGAACTACTCGTCAATCTCGAGCACCGCGGGACGACCGGTGCGGAGAAAAACACCGGCGACGGGGCCGGGATCATGCTCCAGACGCCCGATTCGTTCTTCGAGAGCGTTCTCGATGCCGCGCTGCCCGAAACCTATGCCGTCGGATCGCTCTTTCTCCCACAGGAGGCGGCGGCACGCGAGGAACTCGTTTCGCTCGTCGAAGAGACCTTCTCGACCTACGACCTCGACGTCCTCGAGTGGCGGGACGTCCCGACAAACAACGACGACCTCGGCGAGACGGCGGTCGACTCCGAGCCGGACGTCTGGCAGGTCGCGGTGGCTCCCGACGACGAGATCTCCGGCGACGACTTCGACCGACGCCTCTACGTCGCCCGTCGCGCCCTCGAAAATGCCGTCGAGGACGCCGACATCGAAAACAAGGATCGGTTCTACGTCGTCTCCCTCGACTCGAAGACGATCGTCTACAAGGGGCTCCTGAAGGGGGTTCAGGTCCCCGCCTACTATCCCGATCTCACCGACGAGCGCATGGCGTCGACGTTCGCGATGGTCCACGAGCGCTTCTCGACGAACACGCTCGGCGCCTGGCACCTCGCCCATCCGTACCGAAACATCATCCACAACGGCGAGTTCAACACCATTCAGGGCAATATCAACTGGATGCGCGCCCGCGAGACCGACATCGAGAGCGACGTGCTCGAGGATCTCGAGGCGGTCAAGCCGATCATCGACGACCCCGAGCAGTCGGACACGGCGAGCGTCGACAACGCCCTCGAACTCCTGATGCAGGACGGGCGGGACCTCGAACACGCGCTCCGGATGCTCGTCCCGGAAGCCTGGCGCGGCGACGACGCGATGGACCCCGATCGGAAAGACTGGTACGACTTCCACGCCTCGCTCGTCGAGCCGTGGGACGGCCCCGCGCTCGTGGCGGCGACCGACGGCGAACGCGTCGGTGCCGTCCTCGACCGCAACGGACTCCGCCCCTGCCGGTACGACGTGACCACCGACAACCGCCTGATCATGGCCAGCGAGGCCGGCGCGCTCGAGACCGACCCCGAGCACATCGAGGAGCGGGGCCGGCTCAAGCCCGGCCAGCTCTTCCTCGCCGACCCCAACGAGGGGCGCGTCATTCCCGACGACGAAGTCTTCGACGACCTCACCGACGACCGTTACGGCGAGTGGGTCGCGCAGGAACAGGTCCACCTCGACGACATCCGGACGACCAACGACCGAACCCCTCGGCGGACCGTCGACGGCCTTCGTGACTACCAGGCCGCCTTCGGCTACAGCCACGACGAACTCGAGAACCTGATCGAGCCGATGACCCAGAAGGGGAAAGACCCCGTCGGCTCGATGGGCGACGACACGCCGCTGTCGGTGCTGACCGAGTACAACCGGCCGCTGTTCTCCTATTTCAAACAGCTGTTCGCGCAGGTCACCAATCCGCCGCTGGACTACATCCGCGAGGAACTGGTCACCTCGATGGAGTCGCGACTCGGATTCCAGCGGAACCTGCTCGACGAATCGCCCGAACATGCCCGCCAGCTCGTGCTCGATTCGCCCGTTCTCACGGACGCCGAACTCGAGTCGGTCCGGAATTGTTCGAAAAACGACATCACGGCCGCCACGATCGACATCACCTACGAGCCCGAGAGCGACGAACTCGGGGCCGATCTCGAGGCGGCGATCGAACGCGTCCGCGAGGATACCGTCGACGCGATCGAAGCGGGCAGCGACGTCATCGTCCTCTCGGATCGGAACGTCGACGAGGACCGCGTCGCGATTCCGAGCCTGCTGGCGACCGGCGGCGTCCACCACCACCTCGTGCGAAACGGGCTGCGCAACCACGTCGGGCTCGTCGTGGAATCCGCCGATCCGCGCACCGTCCACCACTTCGCGACGCTGGTCGGCTACGGTGCAGGCGCGGTCAACCCGTACCTTGCCTACCAGACCATCGAGGACATCACCGCCGGCCCCGACGGTGCCGACACCGAGGTCGCGATCGACGCATACGTCGGCGCGATCGAGGACGGACTCCTGAAGATCATGGCCAAGATGGGGATCTCGACGGTCGAGAGCTACCAGGGCGCGCAGATCTTCGAGGCCGTCGGCCTCGACTCGGACCTCGTCGCGGAGTACTTCGAGGGGACCGAGAACCGCACCGAAGGGATCGGGCTCGCCGAAATCGAGGACGACCTCCGCGAGCGCCACGCGACGGCCTTCGACGCCGACGGCGACGAGTCGACCCTCGACCGCCACGGCGAGTTCGAACACCGCTCGGACGGCATCCACCACCAGTGGAATCCCGCCACCGTCGGCGCGCTCCAGCAGGCCGTCCGCTCGAACGACTACGAGCGCTACGGGGAGTTCGCCGAACAGATCAACGATCAGCAGCAGAACCTCCAGACGCTTCGCGGCCTGCTCGAGTTCGAGTCGGACCGCGACCCGATCCCGGTCGAGGAGGTTGAGCCGATCAAGGACATCGTCCAGCGCTTTTCCACCGCGGCGATGAGCCTCGGATCGCTCTCGCCGGAGGCTCACGAGAACAACTCGATCGCGATGAACCGCCTCGGCGGGAAGTCGAACTCGGGCGAGGGCGGCGAACCGCCCGAGCGGTTCGACACCGAGCGCGAGTGTAACGTCAAGCAGGTCGCGTCGGGTCGATTCGGGGTGACCTCGACGTATCTCTCGAGCGCCGACGAACTGCAGATCAAGATGGCCCAGGGCTCCAAGCCCGGCGAGGGCGGCCACCTCCCCGGCTCGAAGGTCAACGAGATGATCGCCCACGTCCGCAAGTCGACCCCCGGCGTGGGGCTCATCTCGCCGCCGCCGCTGCACGACATCTACTCGATCGAGGACCTCAAGCAGCTGATCTTCGATCTCAAAGCGGCCAACGAGGCCGCCGACATCAACGTCAAGCTCGTCTCCGAGGCCGGCATCGGCACGGTCGCCGCCGGCGTCGCGAAGGCGAACGCGGACGTAGTCCACATCTCGGGCCACGACGGCGGCACCGGGGCCTCGCCCCGCACCTCGATCAAGAGCGCCGGCCTCCCCTGGGAGCTCGGCCTCGCCGAGGCCAACCAGATGCTCTGTGCGACCGGCCTCCGCGACCGCATCCGCGTCTCGGCGGACGGCGGGATGAAGACCGGGCGCGACGTCGCCGTCGCCGCCCTGCTCGGTGCCGAGGAGTACGTCTTCGGCACCGCCTCGCTGGTCACCGGCGGCTGCGTGATGGCCCGGCAGTGTCACAAGAACACCTGTCCGGTCGGCGTCGCTACCCAGCGCGAGGACCTGCGCAAGCGGTTCCCCGGCGAGCCCGAACACGTCATCAACTACATGACGTTCATCGCCCAGGAGCTGCGCGAGATCATGGCGGAACTCGGCTTCGAAACCGTCGACGAGATGATCGGTCAGGTCGACGTGCTCGAGCAGCGCACCGACGTCGACCACCCGAAGGCCCGCAACGTCGACCTCTCGGACGTCCTCGCTGACCCCGGTAGCGACGTCCGCCGCAAGATCCGCGAGCAGGACCACGAACTCGAGGAGCAGCTCGATCGCGACCTCATCGAGGCCGCGGCCGACGCCATCGAGGAGCAGGAGCCGGTCTCGATCGAGACCGAAGTGACGAACGTCGACCGCACCGTCGGCGCGATGCTCTCGAATCGCATCACCAGCCGCTACGGCGAACCCGGGCTGCCCGAGGATACGATCACCGTCGACGCGTCGGGCACCGCCGGCCAGAGCTTCGGCGCGTTCCTCGCCAGCGGCGTCTCGATGCACCTGGATGGCAGCGCCAACGACTACGTCGGCAAGGGACTCTCGGGCGGCAAACTCACGATTCGCACCCCCGAGGCCGCCGCCTACGATCCGACCGAGAACGTCTCGATCGGAAACGTCGCACTCTACGGCGCGACCGACGGCCAGCTGTACGTCAACGGCGTCGCCGGCGAGCGCTTCGCCGTCCGGAACTCCGGTGCCAAGGCCGTCGTCGAGGGCGTCGGCGACCACGGCTGCGAGTACATGACCGGCGGCGTCGTCGCCGTCCTCGGCGAGACCGGGACGAACTTCGCCGCCGGCATGTCCGGCGGCGTCGCCTACGTCTACGACCCCGACGAGGAGTTCGCGGCCAAGGCCAACACCGGTATGGTCTCGCTGTACGAGGACTTAGAGGAGCGCGACGAACGGATGCTCCGCCGACTCGTCGAGAACCACGTCGCCTACACCGGCTCCGAGCGGGGCCAACACCTGCTCGACAACTGGGAGCGTGCGCTCGAGGCCTTCGTGAAGGTCATGCCCGATGCTTACTACGAGGCGATCACCGAGCAAGGGTCGGACGACGTCCGGAACGAACTGCCCGGCGAACCCGAGGCTGCGGCCGAAGCCGAATCGGCCAGTTTCGCGGCCAGCGACGACTGA